Proteins encoded together in one Apus apus isolate bApuApu2 chromosome Z, bApuApu2.pri.cur, whole genome shotgun sequence window:
- the LYRM7 gene encoding complex III assembly factor LYRM7 isoform X2: MASRRQVLKLFKLLHRTRQEVFKNDTRALEAARQKINEEFKNNQDETSEEKINELLKIASDVEVILRTSVIQAVHTDSNKILLIPRKDLLQDNTPYIDKPTKKHES; encoded by the exons ATGGCGAGCCGCCGGCAG GTTTtgaagctttttaaattattacacaGAACCCGgcaagaagtttttaaaaatgatacCAGAGCCCTTGAAG ctGCAAGACAAAAGATAAATGAAGAATTCAAAAATAACCAAGATGAGACATCTGAAGAGAAGATAAATGAG CTTCTCAAAATAGCTTCAGATGTTGAAGTGATTCTCAGAACTTCTGTTATTCAGGCAGTTCACACAGATTCCAACAAAATAC TGCTCATACCCAGGAAAGATCTACTACAAGACAACACTCCTTACATTgataaaccaacaaaaaagcatGAATCCTGA
- the LYRM7 gene encoding complex III assembly factor LYRM7 isoform X1: MTVNCDYRKGFALDTEVLKLFKLLHRTRQEVFKNDTRALEAARQKINEEFKNNQDETSEEKINELLKIASDVEVILRTSVIQAVHTDSNKILLIPRKDLLQDNTPYIDKPTKKHES; this comes from the exons ATGACCGTGAACTGTGATTATCGGAAGGGTTTTGCTTTAGATACTGAG GTTTtgaagctttttaaattattacacaGAACCCGgcaagaagtttttaaaaatgatacCAGAGCCCTTGAAG ctGCAAGACAAAAGATAAATGAAGAATTCAAAAATAACCAAGATGAGACATCTGAAGAGAAGATAAATGAG CTTCTCAAAATAGCTTCAGATGTTGAAGTGATTCTCAGAACTTCTGTTATTCAGGCAGTTCACACAGATTCCAACAAAATAC TGCTCATACCCAGGAAAGATCTACTACAAGACAACACTCCTTACATTgataaaccaacaaaaaagcatGAATCCTGA
- the LYRM7 gene encoding complex III assembly factor LYRM7 isoform X3 → MTVNCDYRKGFALDTEVLKLFKLLHRTRQEVFKNDTRALEAARQKINEEFKNNQDETSEEKINECSYPGKIYYKTTLLTLINQQKSMNPEENMALSPEV, encoded by the exons ATGACCGTGAACTGTGATTATCGGAAGGGTTTTGCTTTAGATACTGAG GTTTtgaagctttttaaattattacacaGAACCCGgcaagaagtttttaaaaatgatacCAGAGCCCTTGAAG ctGCAAGACAAAAGATAAATGAAGAATTCAAAAATAACCAAGATGAGACATCTGAAGAGAAGATAAATGAG TGCTCATACCCAGGAAAGATCTACTACAAGACAACACTCCTTACATTgataaaccaacaaaaaagcatGAATCCTGAGGAAAATATGGCACTTTCCCCAGAAGTTTAA